Proteins encoded together in one Solidesulfovibrio fructosivorans JJ] window:
- the pbpC gene encoding penicillin-binding protein 1C, which translates to MRQAEQIARPAKPRRRWRIPAFAAGLVLAVGLAFFWATASPPFPLAALSPPGATVVAARNGTPLRLYLAPDDAWRFPVKLAAVSPILPRLIIAAEDKRFYDHPGVDPLAVVRAAFSNLRAGRVVSGGSTLTMQLARLADPKPRTLAAKIEEALAALALERKLPKRAILERYLNMAPYGGNIVGVGAASMFYCGKTPDRLSLAEAALLTVLPRAPFALDPTKHPQNAKAARDRLLTALARRGVITAAAADQAKRVPVPKRLYQPPFFAPQFCDMARDEAGALPRVDTTLDPETQKAATDILRGRKAWLASQGIGAVAAVVLDPASHEVLAMVGSTDFFGDTRFGQINGATIRRSPGSALKPFLYAYAMDQGLVFPQSQILDIPTGFGNYSPKNYDGHFRGRVTTEQALVTSLNVPAVRLLNTVGTSPFLELLRRGGLSSLDQPAAHYGLSLILGGGEVTLLALTNLYADLAGGGEHRPPRLLRDTPSVPAIRLFSPEACALVTEMLTKVERPDLPTSWERALAVPAVAWKTGTSYGHRDAWAVGYSAGRVIGVWVGNMDGTPVSGISGTVYAGPILFELFRALEPHGSRLAAPPGLNIREIEVCAESRQLPGPDCPRRVTAKIIPGVTRLGPCPVHHRLLVDAVSGLALSGDCLATHAAKSVTVTSYPAELVSWWRGVGIPFVPPPGPEPGCGAPRGEGPRIVSPSPGTPYVYRRDAPAAFQRIALTADAPAGSRRLSWYVDGTLTAQGAPGATLFWQPSPGSHRLVAVDDQGRADAVTVHIE; encoded by the coding sequence GTGCGGCAAGCAGAACAAATAGCACGACCGGCGAAACCGCGTCGCCGCTGGCGCATCCCGGCGTTTGCCGCCGGGCTGGTTCTCGCGGTCGGGCTGGCCTTTTTTTGGGCCACCGCCTCGCCGCCCTTTCCCCTGGCCGCGTTGTCGCCGCCGGGCGCGACGGTGGTCGCGGCCCGAAACGGCACGCCGTTGCGCCTGTATCTGGCCCCGGACGACGCCTGGCGCTTTCCGGTCAAGCTCGCCGCCGTATCCCCCATCCTGCCGCGCCTGATCATCGCCGCCGAGGACAAGCGCTTTTACGACCATCCCGGGGTCGATCCCCTGGCCGTCGTTCGAGCCGCCTTCTCCAACTTGCGCGCCGGGCGCGTGGTCTCCGGCGGCTCCACGCTGACCATGCAGCTGGCCCGGCTGGCCGATCCCAAGCCGCGCACGCTGGCCGCCAAGATCGAAGAGGCGCTGGCCGCCCTGGCCCTGGAGCGCAAGCTGCCCAAGCGGGCCATCCTCGAGCGCTATCTCAATATGGCTCCCTACGGTGGCAATATCGTGGGCGTCGGCGCGGCCAGCATGTTCTACTGCGGCAAGACGCCGGACCGGCTGTCCCTGGCCGAGGCGGCGCTTTTGACCGTCCTGCCGCGCGCGCCTTTCGCCCTGGACCCGACGAAGCACCCGCAAAACGCCAAGGCGGCCCGCGACAGACTGCTTACGGCCCTGGCCAGACGAGGCGTGATCACGGCGGCAGCGGCGGACCAGGCCAAGCGCGTCCCGGTGCCCAAGCGCCTCTACCAACCGCCCTTTTTCGCGCCGCAATTTTGCGACATGGCCCGGGACGAGGCCGGGGCGCTCCCGCGCGTGGACACCACCCTCGATCCCGAGACCCAGAAGGCGGCAACGGACATCCTGCGCGGCCGCAAGGCCTGGCTCGCCAGCCAGGGCATCGGGGCCGTGGCCGCGGTGGTGCTCGACCCGGCCAGCCACGAGGTCCTGGCCATGGTCGGGTCCACGGACTTTTTCGGCGACACCCGCTTTGGCCAGATCAACGGCGCGACCATCCGCCGCTCTCCCGGCTCGGCGCTCAAGCCCTTCCTCTACGCCTACGCCATGGACCAGGGCCTCGTTTTTCCCCAAAGCCAGATCCTCGACATCCCGACCGGATTCGGCAACTACAGCCCCAAAAACTACGACGGGCATTTCCGGGGACGGGTCACCACCGAGCAGGCGCTGGTCACCTCGCTGAACGTCCCCGCCGTGCGGCTATTGAATACGGTCGGCACGTCGCCCTTCCTGGAACTCTTGCGGCGCGGCGGCCTGTCCAGCCTGGACCAGCCGGCGGCGCACTACGGCCTGTCGCTCATTCTCGGCGGCGGCGAGGTGACGCTACTCGCGCTCACCAACCTGTACGCCGATCTGGCCGGCGGCGGCGAGCACCGCCCGCCCCGGCTGCTTCGCGACACGCCGTCCGTACCCGCGATCCGGCTTTTTTCGCCCGAAGCCTGCGCCCTGGTGACCGAGATGCTGACCAAGGTGGAGCGGCCGGACCTGCCGACCTCCTGGGAGCGGGCCCTGGCCGTCCCAGCCGTGGCCTGGAAGACCGGCACCTCCTACGGCCACCGCGACGCCTGGGCCGTGGGCTATAGCGCCGGCCGGGTCATCGGCGTCTGGGTCGGCAACATGGACGGCACGCCGGTTTCTGGCATCTCCGGCACGGTCTACGCCGGGCCGATTCTCTTCGAGCTCTTCCGGGCCCTGGAGCCCCACGGGTCGCGTCTGGCCGCGCCGCCGGGACTCAATATCCGCGAAATCGAGGTCTGCGCCGAAAGCCGCCAACTGCCCGGCCCGGACTGCCCCAGACGCGTGACGGCCAAAATCATCCCCGGCGTGACCAGACTCGGCCCCTGCCCCGTCCACCACCGCCTGCTCGTGGACGCGGTTTCGGGGCTGGCCCTTTCCGGGGACTGCCTGGCCACCCACGCGGCCAAGTCCGTGACGGTGACCAGCTACCCGGCCGAGCTGGTGTCCTGGTGGCGCGGGGTCGGCATTCCCTTTGTCCCCCCACCCGGTCCGGAACCGGGCTGCGGCGCGCCGCGCGGGGAAGGACCGCGCATCGTTTCGCCAAGCCCCGGCACGCCCTACGTATACCGCCGCGACGCCCCGGCCGCTTTCCAACGCATCGCGCTTACCGCCGACGCCCCGGCCGGGAGCCGGCGGCTGTCCTGGTACGTGGACGGAACGCTGACCGCCCAGGGCGCGCCCGGAGCCACGCTTTTCTGGCAGCCGAGCCCCGGCAGCCACCGGCTCGTGGCCGTGGACGACCAGGGCCGGGCCGACGCCGTCACCGTGCATATCGAATGA
- a CDS encoding response regulator: protein MMENRHVLVVEDSRVQAKIISQHIAEATPFPTIVAHTLAEAEEVMTGRRDAIFVAILDRNLPDDPDGRIVPLATSLGIPSVVMTASFSEEVRQLLLEQHVVDYFIKNYSEMVAMERLIERLYKNQFVRALVVDDSKLFRHRLKELLGNLNIDALEAEDGRQALEVLAANTDVTLVITDYNMPNLDGFGLIEEIRQTRDKDKLAIIGVSAEDGSHTVKFLKIGANDFLIKPVQVEEFSCRVNQQLDMLEILTKYRKLCGKQNK from the coding sequence ATGATGGAAAACCGCCATGTCCTGGTCGTGGAGGACAGCCGCGTCCAGGCCAAGATCATAAGCCAGCACATTGCCGAAGCCACGCCCTTCCCCACCATCGTGGCCCACACCCTGGCCGAGGCCGAAGAGGTCATGACCGGCCGCCGCGACGCCATCTTCGTGGCCATCCTGGACCGCAACCTGCCCGACGACCCGGACGGACGCATCGTGCCCCTGGCCACCTCGCTCGGCATCCCGTCGGTGGTCATGACGGCCTCGTTTTCCGAGGAAGTCCGCCAGCTGCTGCTCGAACAGCACGTGGTGGACTACTTCATCAAGAACTACTCCGAGATGGTCGCCATGGAGCGGCTGATCGAGCGGCTCTACAAAAACCAGTTCGTGCGCGCCCTGGTGGTCGACGATTCCAAGCTTTTCCGCCACCGCCTGAAAGAACTGCTCGGAAACCTCAACATCGATGCCCTGGAAGCCGAGGACGGCAGGCAGGCGCTGGAAGTCTTGGCCGCCAATACGGACGTGACCCTGGTCATCACCGACTACAACATGCCGAACCTTGACGGCTTCGGCCTGATCGAGGAAATCCGCCAGACCCGGGACAAGGACAAACTGGCCATCATCGGCGTTTCGGCCGAGGACGGCAGCCACACCGTCAAGTTTCTCAAAATCGGGGCCAACGATTTCCTCATCAAGCCGGTGCAGGTCGAGGAATTCTCCTGCCGGGTCAACCAACAGCTCGACATGCTGGAGATCCTGACCAAATATCGGAAATTGTGCGGCAAGCAGAACAAATAG
- a CDS encoding FlgO family outer membrane protein: protein MTTKLLRRLSLVLMLPLFAPLLMGALCDRTPPPPPQYPDVAMALAADLDRQLVPRLGMYTRDNSRGLYWVVITTPADLGDLERASPLSRLVGQELSTAFVALGYNVQEIRKASDIIFSRRQGEFSLTRDVRALATSRATATLVVAGTYVVTPSGVRFAIEVVDARNNNIVAAANRTLPMDATVGALAGGEASFVSPTVSTTDRTSFERDMLPYSMSRHW, encoded by the coding sequence ATGACGACAAAACTGCTGCGCCGCCTGTCCCTGGTCCTTATGCTGCCGCTTTTCGCGCCGCTGCTCATGGGCGCGCTTTGCGACCGGACCCCGCCCCCGCCGCCCCAGTACCCGGACGTGGCCATGGCGCTCGCCGCCGACCTCGACCGCCAGCTCGTGCCGCGCCTCGGCATGTACACCCGCGACAACAGCCGGGGGCTCTACTGGGTGGTCATCACCACCCCGGCGGACCTCGGCGACCTGGAGCGGGCCTCGCCCCTGTCGCGCCTCGTCGGCCAGGAGCTTTCCACCGCCTTCGTGGCCCTCGGCTACAACGTGCAGGAAATTCGCAAGGCCAGCGACATCATCTTCAGCCGCCGCCAGGGCGAATTTTCGCTCACCCGCGACGTGCGGGCCCTGGCCACGTCCCGGGCCACCGCCACCCTGGTCGTGGCCGGCACCTACGTCGTCACGCCAAGCGGGGTGCGCTTCGCCATCGAGGTGGTCGACGCGCGCAACAACAACATCGTGGCCGCGGCCAACCGCACCCTGCCCATGGACGCCACAGTGGGTGCGCTTGCCGGCGGAGAGGCGAGCTTTGTCTCGCCCACGGTCTCGACCACCGACCGGACGAGCTTCGAGCGGGACATGCTGCCCTACTCCATGAGCCGGCACTGGTAG
- a CDS encoding desulfoferrodoxin: protein MAEQLQVYKCEVCGNIVEVLHGGAGELVCCGQPMKLMAENTVDAAKEKHVPVIEKTDKGYLVKVGAVAHPMEEKHYIEWIELLADGKAYRQFLKPGDKPEALFCIEASTVAAREYCNLHGLWKKD from the coding sequence ATGGCTGAACAACTGCAAGTCTACAAATGCGAAGTGTGCGGTAATATCGTCGAGGTCCTGCATGGCGGTGCCGGCGAGCTGGTCTGCTGCGGCCAGCCCATGAAGCTCATGGCCGAGAACACCGTGGACGCGGCCAAGGAAAAGCACGTCCCGGTCATCGAGAAGACCGACAAAGGCTATCTGGTCAAGGTCGGCGCCGTGGCCCACCCCATGGAGGAAAAGCACTACATCGAGTGGATCGAGCTTCTCGCCGACGGCAAGGCCTACCGCCAGTTCCTCAAACCGGGCGATAAGCCCGAGGCCCTGTTCTGCATCGAGGCGTCCACGGTGGCCGCCCGGGAATACTGCAACCTCCACGGCTTGTGGAAAAAGGACTAG
- a CDS encoding ferritin gives MLSKTMEKALNDQVHWELYSAYLYVSMATYFEDKGLMGFANWMHVQDQEEKSHAEKFYNYIVERGGRVILQAIDAPPHDWESALAVFQEALAHEEGVTARIYKLMDLALEEKDHGTASFLKWFIDEQVEEEANVSDVIAKLKLVDQNPGGAFMLDKDLATRVYTPPTTTA, from the coding sequence ATGCTTTCCAAGACCATGGAAAAGGCCCTGAACGATCAGGTCCACTGGGAACTCTATTCCGCGTATCTCTACGTCTCCATGGCCACCTATTTCGAGGACAAGGGACTGATGGGATTCGCCAACTGGATGCATGTCCAGGATCAGGAGGAGAAGTCCCACGCCGAAAAGTTCTACAATTACATTGTGGAACGCGGCGGCCGGGTCATCCTGCAGGCCATCGACGCCCCACCCCATGACTGGGAGTCGGCCCTGGCCGTCTTCCAGGAGGCCTTGGCCCATGAAGAGGGCGTGACCGCGCGCATCTACAAGCTCATGGATCTGGCCCTGGAAGAAAAGGACCATGGCACGGCGTCGTTTCTCAAGTGGTTCATCGACGAACAGGTCGAGGAAGAGGCCAACGTGTCCGACGTGATCGCCAAGCTGAAGCTCGTGGACCAGAACCCGGGCGGGGCTTTCATGCTGGATAAGGACCTGGCCACGCGGGTATACACCCCGCCGACCACCACGGCCTAG
- a CDS encoding 2-oxoacid:acceptor oxidoreductase subunit alpha: protein MGEASVNIVIGGEAGQGLVTVGEFLSRALVRAGYAIVVTQDYLSRIRGGHNTYAIRVDSREVTAPTEGIDLLVALSAQTLSLLGDRLTPRALVLADAAHGLGDHPGLAVPYKKLCPKPLFENTAALGVLGSLLCLDPAWIIGLIREKFAKKGDRIVSDNLAVFQAATDWTAAQNTSFACLAPAQSRGKRVMLNGNTAIALGGLAAGVNFGSFYPMTPGTSVMQALIDHSDRMGVVCEQAEDEIAAVIMAIGASYAGARPLVSTSGGGFALMVEGVSLSGMLETPITIVVAQRPGPATGLPTRTEQADLDLALHAGHGEFPRAIFAPGTVEQCFHLAHRAVDTAERFQSPVFILTDQFLADSSRDVVPFDLAALPQVARPLMTMADPAGYQRYAVTDSGVSPRLVPGFTEATVVLDSDEHTPDGHITEDLSVRVTMQEKRMRKLTGLTRAALPPDLYGNADGATLLVCWGTTLGAAQEAAAIRNAQGEKTAVLHFSQVYPLASDAFLPILETAKRTVMVEGNFAGQLARLIRRETGSVCDALITRFDGLPFTADYILERL, encoded by the coding sequence ATGGGCGAAGCATCCGTCAACATCGTCATCGGCGGCGAAGCCGGACAAGGCCTCGTCACCGTGGGCGAGTTTCTGTCCCGCGCCCTGGTGCGGGCCGGCTACGCCATCGTCGTCACCCAGGATTACCTGTCCCGTATCCGGGGCGGACACAATACGTACGCCATCCGCGTGGACAGCCGGGAGGTGACCGCGCCGACGGAAGGCATCGACCTGCTGGTGGCCCTTTCCGCGCAGACCCTTTCGTTGCTTGGGGACAGGCTGACGCCGCGCGCCCTGGTCCTGGCCGACGCGGCCCACGGCCTTGGCGATCATCCCGGCCTGGCCGTTCCCTACAAAAAACTGTGTCCCAAGCCGCTTTTTGAGAATACGGCCGCCCTGGGCGTGCTCGGGAGCCTCTTGTGCCTGGACCCGGCCTGGATCATCGGGCTTATCCGGGAAAAATTCGCCAAGAAGGGCGACCGGATCGTTTCCGACAACCTGGCCGTATTTCAGGCGGCCACGGACTGGACCGCCGCGCAAAACACTTCTTTTGCTTGCCTTGCCCCGGCCCAGTCCCGGGGCAAGCGGGTCATGCTCAACGGCAACACGGCCATCGCTCTGGGCGGACTGGCCGCCGGGGTCAACTTCGGCTCGTTTTACCCCATGACCCCCGGCACCTCGGTCATGCAGGCGCTCATCGACCACAGCGACCGCATGGGCGTGGTCTGCGAACAGGCCGAGGACGAGATCGCGGCCGTGATCATGGCCATAGGCGCGTCCTATGCCGGGGCCCGACCCCTGGTTTCCACCTCGGGCGGCGGCTTCGCGCTCATGGTCGAGGGCGTGAGCCTCTCCGGCATGCTCGAAACGCCGATCACCATCGTCGTGGCCCAGCGTCCGGGCCCGGCCACGGGGTTGCCCACCCGCACCGAGCAGGCCGACCTCGATCTGGCGCTCCACGCCGGACACGGCGAATTTCCCAGGGCCATTTTCGCCCCGGGCACGGTGGAGCAGTGCTTCCACCTGGCCCACCGGGCCGTGGACACGGCCGAGCGCTTCCAGTCGCCGGTATTCATCCTCACCGACCAGTTTCTGGCCGACAGCTCCCGCGACGTCGTCCCCTTCGACCTTGCCGCGTTGCCGCAAGTGGCCCGGCCGCTTATGACCATGGCCGATCCGGCGGGCTACCAGCGTTACGCCGTGACCGATTCCGGCGTGTCGCCGCGCCTGGTTCCCGGCTTCACCGAAGCCACGGTGGTGCTCGACAGCGACGAACACACCCCGGACGGCCACATCACCGAGGACCTTTCCGTGCGCGTGACCATGCAGGAAAAGCGCATGCGCAAGCTCACGGGCCTGACCCGGGCGGCCCTGCCGCCGGACCTTTATGGCAACGCCGACGGCGCGACGCTGCTCGTGTGCTGGGGCACGACCCTCGGGGCGGCCCAGGAGGCGGCGGCCATACGCAACGCCCAGGGCGAAAAAACGGCCGTGCTCCACTTCTCACAGGTTTATCCCCTGGCGTCGGACGCGTTTTTGCCGATCCTGGAGACGGCCAAACGCACGGTCATGGTGGAGGGCAATTTCGCCGGCCAGTTGGCCCGGCTCATCCGGCGCGAAACCGGCTCCGTCTGCGACGCGCTCATAACCCGCTTCGACGGCCTGCCCTTCACGGCGGACTATATACTCGAGAGGCTTTAG
- a CDS encoding 2-oxoacid:ferredoxin oxidoreductase subunit beta: MVTAKDYGEFETAWCPGCGNFSIRKAVVKALAALDLPPHKAAFSTGIGQAAKAPHYIRVNTINGLHGRSLPAATGIKLANPDLAVFAESGDGCSYGEGGNHFLAALRRNVDMTCIVHDNQIYGLTKGQASPTTMMGQKTKTQPHGVASAPFNPVAVAVTMGAGFVARGFAGEIDHLADLIVQAARHPGFSLVDVLQPCVSFNKVNTFAWYKERCYKLGGDHDPANFQAALAKAMEFGDNIPIGVLWKSDRPAFPLTEAGPLAAREPDMAALAAIIAGYA, from the coding sequence ATGGTGACAGCGAAGGATTACGGCGAATTCGAAACGGCCTGGTGTCCCGGTTGCGGCAATTTTTCCATCCGCAAGGCCGTGGTCAAGGCCCTGGCTGCGCTCGACCTGCCGCCGCACAAGGCGGCTTTTTCCACGGGCATCGGCCAGGCGGCCAAGGCTCCGCACTACATTCGGGTTAACACCATAAACGGCCTGCACGGCCGGTCCCTGCCGGCGGCCACGGGCATCAAGCTGGCCAACCCGGATCTGGCCGTTTTCGCCGAATCCGGCGACGGCTGCTCGTACGGCGAGGGCGGCAACCATTTTCTGGCCGCGCTGAGGCGCAATGTGGACATGACCTGCATCGTCCACGACAACCAGATTTACGGCCTGACCAAAGGCCAGGCCAGCCCCACCACCATGATGGGCCAGAAAACCAAGACCCAGCCCCACGGCGTGGCCTCCGCCCCCTTCAATCCCGTGGCCGTGGCCGTGACCATGGGCGCGGGATTCGTGGCCCGGGGATTCGCCGGGGAGATCGACCATCTGGCCGACCTTATCGTCCAGGCCGCGCGCCATCCCGGGTTTTCCCTCGTCGACGTGCTGCAACCGTGCGTGTCCTTTAACAAGGTCAACACCTTTGCCTGGTACAAGGAGCGCTGTTACAAGCTTGGCGGCGACCACGACCCCGCGAACTTCCAGGCCGCCCTGGCCAAGGCCATGGAATTCGGGGACAATATCCCCATCGGCGTGCTGTGGAAAAGCGACCGGCCGGCCTTTCCGCTGACGGAGGCGGGACCGCTTGCCGCCCGTGAACCGGACATGGCGGCTCTGGCCGCCATCATCGCGGGCTACGCCTGA
- a CDS encoding SagB/ThcOx family dehydrogenase, whose product MDLKFFLKDTIRKMVDFTATEQSRGIEPPPLQKPYPASATLFALPGPNGWPGVGNVSVKRAIADRKSHRAFKPEALSLEELSFLLWSTQGIRRTLSTVAYRTVPSAGCRHALETYLAIFRVEGVAPGLYRYLPVEHALLPLAASDQLEMQLGQAAFNQRFVARGAATFIWTTIPARMEWRYGDASYKVIALDAGHVCQNLYLACEAIRSGTCAIAAYDQEAMDALLGLDGETEFTIYLAPVGKV is encoded by the coding sequence ATGGACTTGAAGTTTTTCTTGAAAGACACCATCCGCAAGATGGTGGATTTCACGGCAACGGAGCAGAGCCGGGGCATCGAGCCGCCGCCGTTGCAAAAGCCCTATCCGGCGTCGGCGACGCTTTTCGCCCTTCCCGGTCCCAACGGCTGGCCCGGCGTCGGCAACGTGTCCGTCAAAAGGGCCATCGCCGACCGCAAGTCCCACCGCGCTTTCAAGCCCGAAGCGCTGTCCCTGGAGGAACTGTCCTTCCTGCTGTGGAGCACCCAGGGCATTCGCAGGACGCTGTCCACGGTCGCGTATCGGACCGTGCCCTCGGCCGGCTGCCGCCATGCCCTGGAAACCTATCTCGCCATCTTTCGGGTGGAGGGCGTCGCTCCGGGGCTGTACCGTTATTTGCCGGTGGAGCACGCGCTGTTGCCTCTGGCCGCGTCCGATCAATTGGAAATGCAGCTCGGGCAGGCCGCGTTCAACCAGCGCTTCGTGGCCCGGGGCGCGGCGACGTTTATCTGGACGACCATTCCCGCGCGCATGGAATGGCGCTACGGGGATGCTTCGTACAAGGTCATCGCCCTGGATGCCGGCCATGTCTGCCAGAACCTGTACTTGGCCTGCGAGGCGATCCGGTCCGGCACCTGCGCCATCGCCGCCTATGACCAGGAAGCCATGGACGCCCTGCTCGGGCTCGACGGAGAAACGGAATTCACCATCTACCTGGCGCCTGTCGGCAAGGTGTGA
- the glpX gene encoding class II fructose-bisphosphatase → MEAPDRNLGLDLVRVTEAAALSSSRWLGRGDKNSGDQAAVDAMRLSFNTLPIEGMIIIGEGEKDEAPMLYNGERVGSGQGHAVDVAVDPVEGTNLLAYGRPNAISVVGVAPRGSMYDPGPSYYMQKLVVPSEAKDVADLDAPVGDNLKKIAKALGKDVDDLVVFVLDKPRHKALIESIRAVGARIQLHTDGDVAGSLMAVDPDNVVDVMLGTGGTPEGVLSACAIRALGGRLLARLDPQKEEEKQALAAAGIDCKRIFTEETLVKSDDTYFAATGISGGTFLHGVKFTGTHAITHSMVMRGKTGTMRRIETRIRLDKLMEISAVKYD, encoded by the coding sequence ATGGAAGCGCCGGACAGAAATCTCGGGTTGGACTTGGTACGTGTGACGGAAGCGGCGGCGCTGAGTTCCTCGCGCTGGCTCGGTCGCGGCGACAAGAACTCTGGCGACCAGGCGGCCGTGGACGCCATGCGGCTTTCGTTCAACACCCTGCCCATCGAGGGCATGATCATCATCGGCGAAGGGGAAAAGGACGAGGCCCCCATGCTCTACAACGGCGAGCGGGTGGGCAGCGGTCAGGGCCATGCCGTGGACGTGGCCGTGGACCCGGTCGAAGGCACGAATCTGCTTGCGTACGGCCGACCGAACGCCATTTCCGTGGTCGGCGTCGCGCCGCGCGGGTCCATGTACGATCCCGGGCCGAGCTATTACATGCAGAAGCTGGTGGTCCCGTCCGAGGCCAAGGACGTGGCCGACCTGGACGCGCCGGTGGGGGACAATCTCAAAAAGATCGCCAAGGCGCTCGGCAAGGACGTGGACGATCTGGTGGTCTTCGTGCTCGACAAGCCGCGCCACAAGGCGCTCATCGAATCCATCCGGGCGGTCGGGGCGCGCATCCAGCTCCATACCGACGGCGACGTGGCCGGGTCGCTTATGGCCGTGGACCCGGACAACGTGGTCGACGTCATGCTCGGCACGGGCGGCACCCCGGAAGGCGTGCTCTCGGCCTGCGCCATACGGGCCCTGGGCGGCCGGCTGCTGGCCCGGCTCGATCCCCAGAAGGAAGAGGAAAAACAGGCCCTGGCCGCCGCCGGCATCGACTGCAAACGCATCTTCACCGAGGAGACGCTGGTCAAAAGCGACGACACCTACTTCGCCGCCACCGGCATCTCCGGCGGCACGTTCCTCCATGGCGTCAAATTCACCGGCACCCACGCCATCACCCACTCCATGGTCATGCGCGGCAAAACCGGCACCATGCGACGCATCGAAACGCGCATCCGGCTGGATAAGTTGATGGAAATCAGCGCGGTGAAATACGACTAG